One genomic region from Vannielia litorea encodes:
- a CDS encoding universal stress protein, whose protein sequence is MYSNILVPIAFEEGRDSSGALDIAEALLAPGGSITALHVIEEVPSYASTYVDEALMTEARKSVVEALAVKLGSHSTVTPKVVTGHSGRTILEEAESMGADLIVIASHRPGLQDYFLGSTAARVVRHAKCCVHVIR, encoded by the coding sequence ATGTATTCCAACATTCTCGTCCCCATCGCCTTCGAGGAAGGGCGCGACAGCAGCGGCGCGCTCGACATCGCCGAGGCCCTGCTCGCGCCCGGCGGCAGCATCACCGCGCTGCACGTGATCGAGGAGGTGCCGAGCTATGCTTCCACCTACGTCGACGAGGCGCTGATGACCGAGGCCCGCAAGAGCGTCGTCGAGGCGCTCGCCGTCAAACTGGGCAGCCATTCCACCGTGACCCCCAAGGTCGTCACCGGCCACTCCGGCCGCACGATCCTCGAGGAGGCCGAGAGCATGGGCGCCGATCTCATCGTCATCGCCTCCCACCGGCCCGGCCTTCAGGATTACTTCCTCGGCTCCACCGCCGCCCGCGTCGTGCGCCACGCCAAGTGCTGCGTTCACGTGATCCGGTGA
- a CDS encoding HugZ family protein — protein sequence MTDPIRPTDDEARAMARGLLDEARFGALGVLEGGAPVVSRIAVGTDAGGGPVTLVSSLSAHTSALRAEPACSLMVGEPGDRGDPLTHPRLSLQCKARFVDRESETHAALRARWLESHPKSKLYIDFGDFGFVALEVQGAFLNGGFGKAFKLTPADLGL from the coding sequence ATGACAGACCCGATCCGCCCCACCGATGACGAAGCCCGCGCCATGGCACGGGGGCTGCTGGATGAGGCGCGGTTCGGCGCGCTTGGCGTGCTGGAAGGTGGGGCGCCGGTGGTGAGCCGGATCGCGGTGGGGACCGATGCAGGCGGCGGACCGGTGACGCTGGTGTCTTCGCTTTCCGCCCACACGAGCGCGCTGAGGGCAGAACCGGCCTGCTCGCTGATGGTGGGCGAACCGGGCGATAGGGGAGACCCGCTGACCCACCCGCGCCTGTCGCTGCAATGCAAGGCCCGGTTTGTGGATCGGGAGAGCGAGACCCACGCCGCGCTGCGCGCCCGTTGGCTGGAGAGCCACCCGAAATCAAAGCTTTACATCGACTTCGGCGATTTCGGCTTTGTCGCGCTGGAGGTGCAGGGCGCCTTTCTGAACGGCGGGTTCGGCAAGGCGTTCAAACTCACGCCTGCCGATCTGGGCCTCTAG
- a CDS encoding glycosyl hydrolase family 28-related protein encodes MNKAITDGIVFMPPAFAGGLDVWSKEDGTPGSATYDGDPNAALVPSDADFAGCLELIKTTGTQKLRYMGETPVLPGCYLRVTARVKAVAGNLPAVRIAAWAGGAGSAHVTGLDEVGPSVSLTSYGEVVEVSAIIGTTARTGVNMPWTPEVLYAHVGLDLTGPNGGTIRIDDLIVEDITSAFLRDLMDWVDVRDYGAMGDGVTDDAAAFNAADDAANGRSVLVPEGTYYLGSTITIDNPIRFVGTVTMPDNKRLSLKKNFDLPTYISAFGDELVAFKKAVQSLFNFNDHDSLDMGGRKVDLTEPIDIHAAIDNQDAFLIRRVIRNGQFQASTSTAWDDTVVTSQATYSTSDNKTLTGVANVANIEVGSLVTGAGVGREVYVKAKNVGAQTVTLNKSLYGAAGTQNFTFTRFKYMLDFSGMVNMDKFVFSDIEFQCSSKASAIMLPQDGLNFAIRDCYITSPKDRGITSIGGACQGMQIDRCQFLSKEGSQDVQDRTTIAVNINANDAKIRDCRAVRFLHFLVLGGSNYIIQSNHWFQGDSVNQGLRSAGIVFTSVHVSSTVNSNYVDNSFIEWTNEHDATPDYTSGYSFGALSVQNNIFFCTNAAPWFSFFVIKPFGADHFIHGLTCTDNVFKTVNGAIDRVENVDESYAGFDYGRFRNIQFHSNTFNGVNQMTVSPVMLQFDQNTAASTWTLNFGDYMPFGGRVRNVMSVVAENSIDLSGGGKLWSMPYVRVERGATQQEVDLEWESACTGRVHVTGRVDNPN; translated from the coding sequence ATGAACAAGGCAATCACCGACGGAATCGTCTTCATGCCGCCGGCTTTCGCGGGCGGGCTGGACGTGTGGTCCAAGGAAGACGGCACGCCGGGCAGCGCCACATATGACGGCGACCCGAACGCGGCGCTGGTGCCCTCGGATGCCGACTTCGCCGGGTGCCTCGAGCTGATCAAGACCACCGGCACCCAGAAGCTGCGTTACATGGGCGAAACCCCCGTTTTGCCGGGCTGCTACCTGCGGGTCACGGCGCGGGTGAAGGCGGTGGCCGGCAACCTGCCCGCCGTCCGCATCGCCGCATGGGCCGGCGGCGCGGGCAGCGCCCATGTGACCGGGCTCGATGAGGTTGGCCCCTCCGTCAGTCTCACGTCTTACGGCGAGGTGGTCGAGGTCTCCGCCATCATCGGCACCACGGCCCGGACGGGCGTGAACATGCCGTGGACGCCCGAGGTGCTCTACGCCCATGTCGGCCTCGACCTGACCGGCCCAAATGGCGGCACCATCCGGATCGACGACCTGATCGTCGAAGACATCACCTCCGCCTTCCTGCGCGATCTGATGGATTGGGTCGATGTGCGCGATTACGGCGCAATGGGTGATGGGGTGACCGACGATGCCGCCGCCTTCAACGCCGCCGATGATGCCGCGAACGGCCGCTCGGTTCTGGTCCCCGAAGGCACCTACTACCTCGGCAGCACCATCACGATCGACAACCCCATCCGCTTTGTCGGCACCGTCACCATGCCCGACAACAAGCGCCTGTCACTGAAGAAAAATTTCGACCTGCCCACCTATATCTCGGCGTTCGGCGACGAGCTGGTGGCCTTCAAGAAGGCGGTCCAATCGCTGTTCAATTTCAACGATCACGACAGCCTCGATATGGGCGGCCGCAAGGTGGACCTCACCGAGCCGATCGACATTCACGCCGCCATCGACAATCAGGATGCCTTCCTGATCCGCCGTGTCATCCGCAACGGCCAGTTTCAGGCCTCCACCTCGACGGCCTGGGATGACACGGTGGTGACCTCTCAGGCGACCTACAGCACGTCCGACAACAAGACCCTAACTGGCGTGGCCAACGTGGCCAACATCGAGGTCGGCAGCCTCGTGACCGGCGCGGGCGTGGGCCGCGAGGTCTATGTGAAGGCCAAGAACGTCGGCGCCCAGACGGTGACGCTCAACAAGTCGCTCTACGGCGCGGCGGGCACGCAGAACTTCACCTTCACCCGGTTCAAATACATGCTGGATTTCTCCGGCATGGTGAACATGGACAAGTTCGTCTTCTCCGATATCGAGTTCCAGTGCTCCTCCAAGGCCTCCGCGATCATGCTGCCGCAGGACGGTCTGAACTTTGCGATCCGGGATTGCTACATCACCTCACCCAAGGACCGCGGCATTACCTCCATCGGCGGGGCCTGTCAGGGCATGCAGATCGACCGCTGCCAGTTTCTCTCCAAGGAGGGCAGCCAGGATGTGCAGGACCGCACCACCATCGCGGTCAACATCAATGCCAACGATGCCAAGATCCGCGATTGCCGTGCCGTCCGCTTCCTCCACTTCCTCGTGCTCGGCGGCAGCAACTACATCATCCAGTCCAACCACTGGTTTCAGGGCGACAGCGTTAACCAGGGCCTGCGCTCTGCGGGCATCGTCTTCACCAGCGTCCACGTGTCGTCCACCGTCAACTCCAACTACGTCGACAACAGCTTCATCGAGTGGACCAACGAGCATGACGCCACGCCCGATTACACCTCGGGCTACTCTTTCGGCGCGCTCTCGGTGCAGAACAACATCTTCTTCTGCACCAACGCCGCGCCGTGGTTCAGTTTTTTTGTGATCAAACCCTTCGGGGCCGATCACTTCATCCACGGGCTGACCTGCACCGACAACGTGTTCAAAACCGTGAACGGCGCGATCGACCGGGTGGAAAACGTCGATGAAAGCTACGCAGGCTTCGACTATGGCCGCTTCCGCAACATCCAGTTCCACTCCAACACCTTCAACGGCGTGAACCAGATGACCGTGAGCCCGGTGATGCTGCAGTTTGACCAGAACACCGCCGCCAGCACCTGGACGCTGAACTTTGGCGATTATATGCCCTTCGGCGGGCGGGTGCGGAACGTGATGAGCGTCGTGGCCGAAAACTCCATCGACCTCTCCGGCGGCGGCAAGCTCTGGTCCATGCCCTATGTCCGGGTCGAGCGCGGCGCGACCCAGCAGGAGGTCGATCTGGAGTGGGAGAGCGCCTGCACCGGCCGCGTGCATGTGACCGGGCGGGTCGACAACCCGAACTGA
- a CDS encoding DUF4864 domain-containing protein, which translates to MRFIGLSLALLLAAPVAQAQEASAIPDVIGSQLEAFEADDFARAFTFASPMIQGMFRTPENFGAMVREGYPMVHRPGAVTFGTQRTEGGSTYQTVTIRDAEGRYHALEYEMIPGGEGGWLIDGVSFIPAPDVSA; encoded by the coding sequence ATGCGTTTCATCGGTCTTTCACTCGCCCTTCTGCTCGCCGCCCCGGTGGCGCAGGCGCAAGAGGCCAGCGCCATCCCCGATGTGATCGGCAGCCAGCTCGAAGCCTTCGAGGCCGATGACTTTGCCCGCGCCTTCACCTTCGCCTCCCCGATGATCCAAGGCATGTTCCGCACTCCCGAGAACTTCGGCGCGATGGTGCGCGAGGGCTACCCGATGGTGCATCGCCCCGGCGCGGTCACCTTTGGCACCCAGCGGACAGAGGGCGGCAGCACCTATCAGACGGTCACTATCCGCGATGCCGAGGGGCGCTATCACGCGCTGGAGTACGAGATGATCCCGGGCGGCGAGGGCGGCTGGCTGATTGATGGCGTCAGCTTCATCCCCGCGCCTGACGTGTCTGCCTGA
- a CDS encoding lysine--tRNA ligase yields the protein MSDLRNIAMESKAWPFEEARAVLKRIEKNPPEKGYVLFETGYGPSGLPHIGTFGEVLRTTMIRRAFEVISDMPTKLICFSDDMDGMRKVPGNVPNQDRLREDLQRPLTSVYDPFETHESFGHHNNAMLRRFLDTFGFDYEFISATEFYKEGRFDEVLKRACERYDDVMKVMLKSLREERQQTYSIFLPIHPETGRVLYVPMKHVDAQNHTITFDDEDGREWTMPVTGGNVKLQWKPDFGARWAALDVDFEMYGKDHSTNTPIYDRICEILGGRKPEHFTYELFLDDKGQKISKSSGNGISIDEWLTYASTESLSYFMYQKPKTAKRLHWDVIPKMVDEYHQQLRAFPDQDAKAQFANPVWHIHEGKVPASNMVVPFSMLLNLASVSGATDKETLWGFIRRYAPGAEPETHPDLDAAAGFAVKYFKDFVAPTRQFRAPTEPEREALEELRDKLKAWDGGQDAEGLQGVVYEVGRERFDPMRDWFKALYQVLLGADQGPRFGGFIALYGVDETVTLIDKGLAGELA from the coding sequence ATGTCCGACCTGCGGAACATCGCGATGGAAAGCAAAGCCTGGCCCTTCGAGGAGGCACGGGCCGTGCTCAAACGCATCGAGAAGAACCCGCCGGAAAAGGGCTATGTGCTGTTTGAAACCGGCTATGGCCCCTCCGGCCTGCCGCATATCGGCACTTTCGGCGAGGTTCTGCGCACCACCATGATCCGCCGCGCCTTCGAGGTGATCTCGGACATGCCGACCAAGCTCATCTGCTTCTCCGATGACATGGACGGAATGCGCAAGGTGCCCGGCAATGTGCCCAATCAGGACCGCCTGCGCGAGGATCTCCAGCGCCCGCTGACCTCCGTGTACGACCCCTTCGAGACCCACGAGAGCTTCGGCCATCACAACAACGCCATGCTGCGCCGGTTCCTCGATACCTTCGGCTTCGACTACGAGTTCATCAGCGCCACCGAGTTCTATAAGGAAGGCCGGTTCGACGAGGTGCTGAAACGCGCCTGCGAGCGCTATGACGACGTGATGAAGGTCATGCTCAAGAGCCTCCGCGAGGAGCGCCAGCAGACCTATTCGATCTTCCTGCCGATCCACCCCGAGACTGGCCGGGTGCTCTACGTGCCGATGAAGCATGTGGATGCACAGAACCACACCATCACCTTCGACGATGAGGATGGCCGCGAGTGGACCATGCCGGTGACCGGCGGCAACGTGAAGCTGCAGTGGAAGCCCGATTTCGGCGCCCGCTGGGCCGCGCTTGACGTGGACTTCGAGATGTATGGCAAGGATCACAGCACCAACACGCCGATCTACGACCGAATCTGCGAGATCCTCGGCGGCCGCAAGCCCGAGCACTTCACCTACGAGCTGTTCCTCGATGACAAGGGGCAAAAGATCTCCAAGTCGTCGGGCAACGGTATCAGCATCGACGAGTGGCTGACCTACGCCTCCACCGAGAGCCTCAGCTACTTTATGTATCAAAAGCCGAAGACGGCGAAGCGCCTGCACTGGGACGTGATCCCCAAGATGGTGGACGAGTACCACCAGCAGCTCCGCGCCTTCCCCGATCAGGATGCCAAGGCGCAGTTCGCCAACCCGGTCTGGCACATCCACGAGGGCAAGGTGCCCGCGTCGAACATGGTGGTGCCGTTCTCGATGCTGCTGAACCTCGCCAGCGTTTCGGGCGCGACTGACAAGGAGACCCTCTGGGGCTTCATCCGCCGCTATGCGCCGGGCGCCGAGCCTGAAACCCACCCCGACCTCGACGCCGCTGCCGGCTTCGCGGTGAAGTACTTCAAGGACTTCGTCGCCCCCACCCGCCAGTTCCGCGCGCCGACCGAGCCCGAGCGCGAGGCGCTGGAGGAGCTGCGCGACAAGCTGAAGGCTTGGGACGGCGGGCAGGATGCCGAGGGTCTGCAAGGCGTGGTCTACGAGGTCGGCCGCGAGCGGTTCGACCCGATGCGGGACTGGTTCAAGGCGCTCTACCAAGTGCTTCTCGGGGCCGATCAGGGCCCGCGGTTCGGCGGTTTCATCGCGCTCTACGGCGTGGATGAAACCGTGACGCTGATCGACAAAGGCCTCGCCGGCGAACTGGCCTGA
- a CDS encoding tellurite resistance TerB family protein — MTSQDCLVAVMIAVSASDEAIRTTELLTIERIVNHLPVFADYDLDRVRGVSATVFDLFEAEDGLDALFGLIRDGLPARLYETAYALACDVAASDGKLQEAELAFLQEMRYELNIDRLHGAAIERGARARHLTI; from the coding sequence ATGACATCGCAGGACTGCCTCGTGGCGGTGATGATCGCGGTTTCGGCCTCGGACGAGGCGATCCGGACGACAGAACTGCTCACCATCGAGCGGATCGTGAATCATCTGCCGGTCTTCGCGGACTATGACCTCGACCGGGTGCGCGGCGTGTCGGCCACCGTCTTCGATCTCTTCGAGGCGGAAGACGGGCTGGATGCGCTCTTCGGTCTGATCCGGGACGGGCTGCCTGCGCGGCTCTATGAAACCGCCTATGCGTTGGCCTGCGATGTGGCGGCTTCCGACGGCAAGCTGCAGGAGGCCGAGTTGGCCTTCCTTCAGGAGATGCGCTACGAGCTTAACATCGACCGGCTGCATGGCGCCGCGATCGAACGCGGCGCTCGGGCGCGGCACCTCACCATCTGA
- a CDS encoding PAS domain-containing protein — MSEPEGQRQRPSKGEAPFEFDEIFFSRTDDRGVIQSGNSIFQRVSEYPWDKLIGAPHKVIRHPDMPKGFFHLFWERLKAERMVSGYVKNRSADGLHYWVYALASPLPGGGFLSVRIKPSGETFDHVAKAYAEALKLEAEQQITPAESAELIVARLKTLGYSDYEHFMASSLAEELAARDVKLGRKASERGLRFSQVAKSVNEAIAHTNALCETFNAIEAVPHNMRILASRLEASGGPIAAISSNYGSMSKEISDWVDKFILGEESAFATLRDAVSRSRMLSATARVMEEARVQFDGETGEMPTGLDRSAEKALLHEISQIYRKLADDYLHTVEREAIVFGRAVGDMKRLIAGLSTTRMMCKIESARLPDHNESLLAIIDQLDKFQSELEDRLDKIGSITSTVLTAARSLEIGGTEAVQLPSGARTEAA, encoded by the coding sequence ATGTCCGAACCCGAAGGTCAAAGGCAGCGTCCCAGCAAGGGCGAGGCGCCATTCGAATTTGACGAGATTTTCTTTTCGCGCACCGATGACCGGGGCGTCATTCAGTCCGGCAACTCGATCTTTCAAAGGGTGTCCGAGTACCCGTGGGACAAGCTGATCGGCGCACCTCACAAGGTGATCCGCCACCCCGACATGCCAAAAGGCTTCTTTCACCTGTTCTGGGAGCGGTTGAAGGCGGAGCGCATGGTCTCCGGCTACGTGAAGAACCGCTCTGCCGACGGGCTGCACTACTGGGTCTATGCGCTGGCCTCGCCGCTGCCGGGGGGAGGGTTCCTGTCAGTCAGGATCAAGCCTTCGGGAGAAACTTTCGACCATGTGGCGAAGGCCTATGCCGAGGCTCTCAAGCTCGAGGCGGAGCAGCAGATTACTCCCGCAGAGAGTGCGGAGTTAATCGTCGCGCGTCTCAAGACTCTGGGCTACTCTGATTACGAGCACTTCATGGCATCAAGCCTCGCCGAGGAACTCGCTGCGCGGGATGTAAAGCTGGGGCGCAAGGCCAGCGAGCGCGGGCTGCGCTTCTCGCAGGTGGCCAAATCGGTGAACGAGGCCATCGCCCATACCAACGCGCTGTGCGAGACCTTCAATGCCATTGAGGCGGTGCCGCACAACATGCGCATCCTCGCCTCCCGGCTGGAGGCTTCGGGCGGACCGATCGCGGCGATCTCGTCCAATTACGGCTCGATGTCGAAGGAGATTTCCGACTGGGTCGACAAGTTCATCCTCGGCGAGGAGAGCGCCTTTGCCACCCTGCGCGATGCTGTCAGCCGCAGCCGCATGCTCAGCGCCACGGCCCGGGTGATGGAGGAGGCGCGGGTGCAGTTCGACGGCGAGACCGGAGAGATGCCCACTGGCCTTGATCGCTCAGCCGAAAAGGCGCTGCTCCATGAGATTTCGCAGATCTACCGTAAATTGGCCGATGACTATCTGCACACCGTCGAGCGCGAGGCGATCGTCTTTGGCCGTGCCGTGGGCGACATGAAGCGCCTGATCGCCGGCCTCTCAACCACCCGGATGATGTGCAAGATCGAGAGCGCCCGCCTGCCGGACCATAACGAGAGCCTCCTTGCGATCATCGACCAGCTCGACAAGTTCCAGTCTGAGCTGGAAGACCGGCTCGACAAGATCGGCTCGATCACCAGCACCGTACTGACCGCCGCGCGCAGCCTCGAAATCGGCGGCACCGAGGCGGTGCAGCTTCCATCCGGCGCGAGGACCGAGGCAGCCTGA
- the dacB gene encoding D-alanyl-D-alanine carboxypeptidase/D-alanyl-D-alanine-endopeptidase, which yields MSAAPTLSRRFVLAGLLTSAASCSLAEAPERSLRPVSKPSGSNGQARHSTAAEALIEAAKLDGKVGYVVADARTGQVLEAHNPLLPLPPASTAKAITALYAMERLGPGFRFATDVIATGPVSNGVVQGDIVLAGSGDPTLDTNRLADLAARMRQAGVTGATGRLRIYDGALPHLRTIDPEQPDHVGYSPGISGLNLNFNRVHFEWKRAGSGYSVAMDARSDKYRPTVRSARMEVANRSLPVYTYEQRGGVDRWTVANRALGKGGSRWLPVRNPGAYAGEVFQALAAAQGVRLELGDPVSRRPGGDVLARVLSDELSTVMRDMLKFSTNITAEVVGMAASARGGNMPRSLRDSAGDMSRWLSARTGSRKARFVDHSGLGDASEISCREMVDALTTLAPKLALRPMLKPIPMRNASGNVLDGHPLEIVAKTGTLNFVSALAGFVRAPDGTDLAFAMFMADEPRRNRLSKAERESPQGASAWNKRAKNLQLRLIERWGALYSG from the coding sequence ATGAGTGCTGCCCCCACCCTCTCCCGCCGTTTCGTTCTGGCCGGTCTGCTGACCTCCGCCGCCTCCTGTTCGCTTGCCGAGGCGCCCGAGCGCTCGCTCCGGCCCGTCTCCAAGCCCTCCGGCTCGAACGGACAGGCGCGGCATTCCACCGCCGCCGAGGCGCTGATCGAGGCCGCCAAGCTCGATGGCAAGGTGGGCTATGTGGTGGCAGACGCCCGCACCGGGCAGGTGCTGGAGGCGCACAACCCGCTGCTGCCCCTGCCGCCCGCCTCTACCGCCAAGGCGATCACCGCGCTCTACGCGATGGAGCGGCTCGGACCCGGCTTCCGCTTTGCCACCGATGTCATTGCCACCGGCCCGGTCTCAAACGGGGTGGTGCAGGGCGATATCGTGCTGGCCGGCTCCGGCGATCCGACGCTCGACACCAACCGCCTCGCTGACCTTGCCGCGCGGATGCGGCAGGCGGGCGTGACCGGCGCCACCGGGCGGCTCCGCATTTACGACGGGGCGCTGCCCCACCTGCGCACCATCGACCCCGAGCAGCCCGACCACGTGGGCTACTCGCCCGGCATCTCCGGGCTGAACCTCAATTTCAACCGCGTCCACTTCGAGTGGAAGCGCGCGGGCAGCGGCTATTCGGTGGCCATGGATGCCCGCTCCGACAAGTATCGCCCCACGGTGCGCTCTGCCCGGATGGAAGTCGCCAACCGCAGCCTGCCGGTTTACACCTACGAGCAACGCGGCGGGGTGGACCGCTGGACTGTCGCCAACCGCGCGCTGGGCAAGGGCGGCTCCCGATGGCTGCCGGTGCGCAACCCCGGCGCCTATGCGGGCGAGGTGTTTCAGGCGCTTGCCGCCGCGCAAGGGGTTCGGCTGGAGCTTGGCGACCCGGTTTCGCGCCGTCCGGGTGGCGATGTGCTGGCCCGCGTGCTCTCCGACGAACTTTCGACCGTGATGCGCGACATGCTGAAATTCTCCACCAATATCACCGCCGAGGTGGTGGGCATGGCCGCCTCCGCACGGGGCGGGAACATGCCGCGCAGCCTGCGCGATTCGGCAGGCGACATGAGCCGCTGGCTCTCGGCTCGCACGGGCAGCCGCAAGGCGCGGTTCGTCGACCACTCGGGCCTTGGCGATGCCTCCGAGATCTCCTGCCGTGAGATGGTCGACGCGCTCACGACCCTCGCGCCAAAGCTGGCCCTGCGCCCGATGCTCAAGCCGATCCCGATGCGCAATGCCTCCGGAAACGTGCTCGACGGCCACCCGCTTGAGATCGTCGCCAAAACCGGCACCCTCAACTTCGTCTCTGCCCTTGCAGGGTTCGTGCGGGCGCCCGATGGCACCGATCTTGCCTTTGCGATGTTCATGGCTGACGAACCGCGCCGTAATCGCCTGAGCAAGGCCGAACGCGAGAGCCCGCAGGGGGCGAGCGCGTGGAACAAGCGCGCCAAGAACCTGCAATTGCGGCTGATCGAGCGCTGGGGCGCGCTTTATTCCGGCTGA
- a CDS encoding nicotinate-nucleotide adenylyltransferase yields the protein MRWDIPYAAPGQAVGLLGGSFDPAHEGHVHVTREALKRFGLDAVWWLVSPGNPLKARGPAPLESRIAEAQALVRHPLVTVSGIEARLGTRYTAETLAGLQRLYPRVRFTWLMGADNLAQFHRWDRWQDIMATVPVGVIARPGQRLTARMSKTAQRFAAYRLPAAASHLLPHAAPPAWCFINIPMSHQSSTAIRAARASAGAAAKK from the coding sequence ATGAGATGGGATATTCCATATGCGGCGCCAGGGCAGGCGGTGGGGCTTCTGGGCGGCAGCTTCGACCCGGCGCATGAGGGCCACGTGCACGTGACCCGCGAGGCGCTGAAGCGCTTCGGGCTGGATGCCGTCTGGTGGCTCGTGAGCCCGGGCAACCCGCTCAAGGCGCGTGGCCCCGCGCCGCTGGAGAGCCGGATCGCCGAGGCACAGGCGCTGGTGCGCCATCCGCTCGTGACAGTCAGCGGTATCGAGGCCCGCCTCGGCACGCGCTACACCGCCGAAACCCTCGCCGGGTTGCAGCGGCTGTACCCGCGCGTGCGGTTCACTTGGCTGATGGGTGCCGACAATCTGGCCCAGTTTCACCGCTGGGACCGCTGGCAGGATATCATGGCCACCGTCCCCGTGGGGGTCATTGCGCGGCCCGGCCAGCGGCTCACTGCCCGGATGTCGAAGACGGCGCAGCGCTTTGCCGCCTACCGCCTGCCCGCCGCCGCCTCGCACCTGCTCCCCCATGCCGCGCCGCCCGCATGGTGCTTCATCAACATCCCGATGAGCCATCAGTCCTCCACCGCCATCCGCGCCGCCCGCGCCTCTGCCGGGGCGGCTGCAAAGAAGTGA
- a CDS encoding helix-turn-helix domain-containing GNAT family N-acetyltransferase, whose amino-acid sequence MLTDIARIRRFNRAVTTETGALDDSFLGRGRPLGAARVLNAIGQAGEAGREVGGIRDFLGLDSGLLSRLLRGLEGEGLIEVGPHPDDGRKRLARLTAQGQTEFAAYEQLSDDRAAGLLAHHPRPRALLDAMDLVASALGQHRIEIMVEDPQAEDSRYCLEEYYAELGRRFDTGFDVNLSRDPDADSMRAPIGSFFVARSDGLPVGCVGLKGGQAFGEVKRLWVAPAARGLRLATRLMDALEAYARLLNMTVLRLDTNSALPEAVAMYRNAGWAEIDRFNDDPYPDHFFEKVL is encoded by the coding sequence ATGTTGACCGATATCGCCCGCATCCGCCGCTTCAACCGCGCCGTCACCACCGAGACCGGCGCGCTGGACGACAGCTTTCTTGGCCGGGGCCGCCCGCTGGGTGCCGCACGTGTGCTCAACGCCATCGGGCAGGCTGGCGAGGCCGGACGGGAGGTGGGCGGTATTCGCGACTTTCTGGGGCTCGACAGTGGGCTGCTCTCACGGCTGCTGCGCGGGCTCGAGGGTGAAGGGCTGATCGAGGTCGGGCCGCATCCGGACGACGGGCGCAAACGGCTGGCCCGGCTGACAGCGCAGGGGCAAACCGAGTTCGCAGCCTATGAGCAACTCTCCGACGACCGCGCCGCGGGGCTGTTGGCGCACCACCCCCGCCCCCGCGCCCTGCTCGACGCGATGGACCTCGTGGCCTCGGCCCTCGGGCAGCACCGGATCGAGATCATGGTGGAGGACCCGCAGGCCGAAGACAGCCGGTATTGCCTTGAAGAATACTACGCCGAACTCGGCCGCCGCTTTGACACCGGGTTCGATGTGAACCTTTCAAGAGACCCAGATGCGGACTCCATGCGTGCGCCGATCGGCAGCTTCTTCGTGGCCCGCTCCGACGGGTTGCCGGTGGGCTGCGTGGGGCTGAAGGGCGGGCAGGCCTTTGGCGAGGTGAAGCGCCTCTGGGTCGCCCCCGCCGCTCGCGGCCTTCGTCTGGCAACCCGGCTGATGGACGCACTCGAAGCCTACGCCCGCCTCCTGAACATGACGGTGCTCCGGCTCGATACCAACTCCGCCCTGCCCGAGGCTGTCGCGATGTATCGCAACGCCGGATGGGCCGAGATCGACCGGTTCAACGACGACCCATACCCCGACCACTTCTTCGAGAAGGTGCTGTGA